A single window of Leishmania panamensis strain MHOM/PA/94/PSC-1 chromosome 35 sequence DNA harbors:
- a CDS encoding hypothetical protein (TriTrypDB/GeneDB-style sysID: LpmP.35.2170): MPDCTTAAAQSFSQTVAPPTTGNTVPELYGAAFYRQKHDPNVPRCYVQQVLVLLSHLPYYNVHEIILRVVAPRFCQCCPLSPDTGKVPVSSLLIPSPEAYFEFDQSYSAEYYTQEDVLCDAMMELAQWPSPHPQVRYTVTLLQQALVFITPAHSQRQPSRATRSSCASARSAMSVDSRVEFMEVAQGSARYRRSTLGSDFLPLFKLLGGQLHHLTYVWELVIRHEPLFILSNTPCMASAVAFSVASLVLPIEFNGMLRSYFTVQNDDFSRLSRMGKVLSFPTNEVLIVAGTNPFLLRSFSGWPSLMVVMDRNASVMTNGSIVPPTLSGKACSASVVTEGASPPPQTSLLHRQQPNAFTAASLVGPLLRAVQPEELRAKTPLLSSSNGTHACTASGHEPLSVPVYSLTSTTSLAGGLASVPHHNGLHAPFVGAPPNLSSLSSNGAAVSPAHLSSRQSIFSSTSSYTADPHTTYSARTSVNSSPSTLCSSRDSAHNVKGMHRTQRSEDEGQAATHGTTNLYEAFPTQPSDSADSCIVQISRGRARTCYDSSDAPLGAAAHLASTPITTPSPVASSITLFTMDHYKTTVESVRAAEHQRRTSAHQASSRNELQKHLHNYFDSSVHFLLNHAEQTQMLLKRLQMVSLLDADAQRASVSLSLTQWHGNARTAPVPITAAHDECCTPLSSLLSSASTSNSPRHHHADTTAATNGITSCSHFSVADDMVRKFFRSLTSEFLTPVTSWFQRVTAPYTAFHLCDRALCDALLTPSNFLDDFARRHHEVAPSMWTQRHSYSKYKVVYERFAHGCLFKAYVLQLVDENLRQQMADFQVEDWVARVPSDADRIDLLINLFNTVQRELNETLDPDVLFVTSATSVLASMAVVLQQPHREQFMLKIGELKL, encoded by the coding sequence ATGCCAGActgcaccacagcggcggcacagagCTTCTCACAGACGGTAGCGCCGCCTACGACCGGAAACACGGTACCGGAGCTGTACGGCGCGGCCTTCTACCGGCAGAAGCACGATCCCAACGTGCCACGGTGCTACGTGCAACAGGTCttggtgcttctctctcatctGCCGTACTACAATGTGCACGAAATCATCCTTCGCGTCGTGGCGCCGCGCTTCTGTCAGTGCTGCCCGCTCTCCCCAGATACGGGTAAGGTGCCTGTGTCCAGCTTGCTGATCCCAAGTCCAGAAGCCTACTTTGAGTTTGACCAGTCCTACAGCGCCGAGTACTACACGCAAGAAGATGTGTTGTGCGATGCAATGATGGAGTTGGCTCAGTGGCCCTCACCTCACCCGCAGGTGCGCTACACGGTGAcgctgcttcagcaggcCCTCGTCTTCATTACACCGGCGCActcgcagcggcagccgagTCGCGCAacgcggagcagctgcgcttcggcacgcagcgccatgTCGGTGGACAGCAGAGTAGAGTTTATGGAGGTAGCACAAGGCAGCGCGCGATATCGTCGCAGCACTTTAGGCAGCGACTTCTTGCCCCTGTTCAAACTCCTTGGTGGGCAGCTGCATCATCTCACGTACGTGTGGGAGCTAGTCATTCGCCACGAGCCACTCTTCATCCTCAGCAACACGCCCTGCATGGCGTCCGCGGTGGCATTTAGCGTCGCATCGCTGGTGCTACCCATCGAGTTCAATGGCATGTTGCGCTCGTACTTTACCGTGCAAAACGACGACTTCTCACGACTGAGTCGGATGGGCAAGGTGCTGTCCTTCCCGACGAACGAGGTTCTCATAGTAGCCGGCACGAACCCTTTCCTACTGCGTAGCTTCAGTGGGTGGCCCAGCTTGATGGTCGTGATGGACCGCAACGCGTCGGTCATGACGAATGGTTCCATCGTGCCGCCGACACTGAGCGGGAAGGCGTGCAGCGCCAGTGTGGTGACTGAGGGAGCCTCACCTCCGCCACAGACCAGTCTGCTCCACCGACAGCAGCCAAATGCCTTtacggcagcgtcgctggtCGGCCCTTTGCTACGTGCAGTGCAGCctgaggagctgcgcgccaaAACACCGCTCTTGTCGTCATCGAACGGTACTCACGCGTGCACGGCGTCTGGACATGAGCCCTTGTCAGTACCCGTGTACAGCCTCACTTCCACTACATCTCTGGCTGGTGGTTTGGCGAGTGTGCCCCACCACAACGGCCTACATGCCCCCTTTGTGGGGGCGCCGCCTAATCTCAGTAGCCTCAGCAGCAATGGCGCCGCCGTGAGCCCCGCTCATCTCTCGAGTCGGCAATCGATCTTCTCATCCACCTCGTCATACACGGCAGACCCGCACACCACCTACAGCGCAAGGACCTCGGTAAATTCGTCGCCATCCACCTTGTGCTCGTCGCGTGACTCGGCTCACAATGTGAAGGGAATGCATCGGACGCAGCGCTCTGAGGATGAAGGTCAAGCTGCGACGCATGGGACTACGAACCTGTACGAGGCATTCCCGACGCAGCCCAGTGACAGTGCTGACAGCTGCATAGTGCAAATCTCACGTGGACGAGCGCGTACTTGttacgacagcagcgacgccccGTTGGGGGCTGCGGCTCACCTCGCGTCAACCCCGATCACAACGCCATCACctgtcgcctcctccatcactcTCTTCACCATGGACCACTACAAGACCACGGTGGAGTCGGTGCGCGCAGCGGAGCACCAGAGGCGCACCAGCGCTCACCAGGCTAGCTCGCGCAATGAACTGCAGAAGCACCTCCACAACTACTTCGACTCCTCCGTTCACTTCTTGCTGAACCACGCGGAGCAGACGCAGATGCTGCTAAAGCGGCTGCAGATGGTATCCCTGCTAGATGCGGATGCCCAGCGGGCATCCGTCTCACTAAGTCTTACGCAGTGGCATGGGAATGCGCGAACGGCTCCCGTGCccatcaccgccgcacaCGACGAATGTtgcacccccctctcgtCACTGCTCTCCTCAGCCAGCACTAGCAACTcccctcgccaccaccacgcggatacgacggcggcgactAACGGCATTACATCCTGCTCGCACTTTTCCGTTGCCGACGATATGGTGCGCAAGTTCTTCAGATCCCTCACCTCCGAGTTTCTTACACCGGTCACTTCGTGGTTCCAGAGGGTCACCGCCCCGTACACAGCCTTCCACTTGTGCGATCGCGCCTTGTGCGACGCGCTCCTCACCCCTTCCAACTTTCTCGACGACTttgcgcggcggcaccacgagGTGGCCCCGTCCATGTGGACCCAGCGACACTCCTACAGCAAGTATAAAGTGGTATACGAGCGGTTCGCGCACGGCTGCCTCTTCAAAGCCTATGTTCTCCAGCTCGTGGATGAGAACCTGCGACAGCAGATGGCGGACTTCCAGGTGGAGGACTGGGTCGCCCGTGTGCCCTCCGACGCGGATCGCATCGACCTACTCATCAATCTATTCAACACCGTCCAACGGGAACTGAACGAAACCCTCGATCCGGACGTGCTCTTCGTGACCTCTGCCACATCGGTGCTAGCCAGCatggcagtggtgctgcagcagcctcaCCGAGAGCAATTTATGCTGAAGATTGGAGAGCTAAAGCTATGA
- a CDS encoding hypothetical protein (TriTrypDB/GeneDB-style sysID: LpmP.35.2180): MLSEEERATLLKYYSTVKLNEAQRDQLAQAYWAATRAERGEIAKVYAHTFVDPTFVQRLIFFHDYHMSPTAAGTDPSSPAGAAAGTGPFFMSQQGGAESGHSPLVASPKPSFMTGNPMTEANHAPRRTHAQRLLRSTIQEHFPKLTGPGPYALKFGCVLSEKTREEVIELYASQFLHPDPPELHRIVTLPSSFSTRTRKRISGSYSWYLRCLATQELVCAVTISVHQQETIRFAEMPLFATGVGYKKNRFGRLLNAALLAWCAEVGLEFIMISADVQAIPFWRHLGYRAMTRGEKNRIDFFYQHDCCKFKDAETMIGYCDLHGGNEGLSGGARHRAAHSGGSAEVLHMSVRQVLAQMARFVLEGPAKLPTE; the protein is encoded by the coding sequence ATGCTGTCGGAGGAAGAGCGGGCGACGCTGCTCAAGTACTACTCTACGGTGAAGCTTAATGAGGCTCAACGCGATCAGCTCGCTCAGGCATACTGGGCCGCAACACGtgcggagcggggggagaTTGCCAAGGTATACGCCCACACGTTCGTAGACCCCACGTTTGTGCAACGACTCATCTTCTTCCATGACTACCACATGTCTCCCACAGCGGCTGGTACAGACCCGTCGTCGCCAGCAGGGGCAGCCGCTGGAACCGGCCCCTTCTTCATGAGTCAGCAGGGCGGCGCTGAAAGTGGCCACTCTCCTCTCGTGGCGAGCCCCAAGCCGTCTTTCATGACTGGGAATCCAATGACGGAAGCGAATCACGCACCGCGCCGCACGCATGCCCAGCGCTTGCTCCGCTCCACAATTCAAGAGCACTTCCCCAAGCTCACCGGCCCTGGACCGTACGCGCTAAAATTCGGATGTGTGCTGTCAGAGAAGACCCGCGAAGAGGTTATTGAGTTGTATGCTTCGCAGTTTCTGCACCCCGACCCACCCGAGCTGCACCGCATCGTCACACTGCCGAGCAGCTTTTCCACTCGCACCCGCAAGCGAATCAGCGGCTCGTACTCGTGGTACCTGCGCTGCTTGGCAACTCAGGAGCTCGTCTGCGCTGTCACTATATCGGTTCATCAACAGGAGACAATACGGTTTGCCGAGATGCCTCTGTTTGCGACGGGTGTTGGGTACAAGAAGAACCGCTTTGGACGGTTGCTGAACGCGGCGCTGTTGGCGTGGTGTGCGGAGGTGGGGCTGGAGTTCATCATGATCTCTGCTGACGTGCAGGCGATCCCGTTCTGGCGCCATTTGGGCTATCGCGCGATGACGCGCGGAGAGAAGAACCGAATTGACTTCTTTTACCAGCATGACTGCTGCAAGTTCAAGGATGCAGAGACGATGATCGGGTACTGCGACCTTCATGGAGGAAACGAAGGCCTTTCCGGTGGCGCACGTCATCGCGCCGCTCACAGCGGCGGCTCTGCAGAGGTGCTGCATATGAGCGTCAGGCAGGTTCTAGCGCAAATGGCTCGCTTTGTCTTGGAGGGTCCCGCCAAGTTACCGACTGAGTAA
- a CDS encoding chaperone protein DNAj, putative (TriTrypDB/GeneDB-style sysID: LpmP.35.2190), with product MNSMADTEVVQYVLQNKGNYYKVLMVETNATEAQIKVAYKKMALKCHPDKNKHRQAADAFKLVGMAHTTLLDPTKRSIYDRHGAEGVQRHESGGTRRPANSAGLYRRRPAGQRDFFEEFFFGNGHHANSYGAHPGGNGAQYQAEVNINPNALLFVPFIVFLLVAMLLSSSYTDVDPSNPLFGGSLRSAGRAATSFSFTASQGEGFIVQRTTSLFGLRVQFYTTPQTSDMMDRRKEVYLSVEQKVLESWRDSLGRRCEAESLKYRSRGRNEVPPVCTDYQHFRRALG from the coding sequence ATGAACTCAATGGCAGACACCGAGGTGGTGCAGTATGTGCTGCAGAACAAGGGTAACTATTATAAGGTGCTCATGGTAGAAACCAACGCCACCGAGGCACAGATCAAGGTAGCCTACAAAAAAATGGCACTCAAGTGCCATCCGGACAAGAACAAGCACAGGCAGGCAGCTGATGCTTTCAAGCTGGTCGGCATGGCGCACACGACGCTGTTGGACCCCACCAAGCGCAGCATCTACGACCGGCATGGTGCGGAAGGCGTACAGCGGCACgagagcggcggcacgcGTCGGCCCGCGAACAGCGCGGGTTTGTACCGCCGGCGCCCAGCCGGGCAGCGCGACTTCTTCGAGGAGTTCTTCTTTGGCAACGGCCACCACGCGAACAGTTATGGTGCACATCCCGGCGGCAATGGTGCACAATACCAAGCTGAGGTGAACATCAATCCCAATGCTCTGCTGTTTGTGCCCTTTATTGTTTTTCTGCTCGTGGCAATGCTCTTGTCGAGCTCTTACACCGATGTCGACCCCTCCAACCCGCTGTTCGGCGGTAGTCTCCGTAGCGCTGGGAGGGCTGCCACTTCCTTTAGCTTCACGGCGTCACAGGGCGAAGGCTTCATTGTGCAGCGCACGACGTCCCTGTTTGGGTTACGCGTGCAGTTTTACACGACGCCCCAAACTTCAGACATGATGGACCGGCGAAAAGAGGTGTACTTGTCGGTCGAACAGAAGGTGTTGGAGAGTTGGCGGGACTCGTTAGGCCGTCGTTGCGAGGCAGAGTCGCTTAAGTACCGCTCGCGCGGCCGCAACGAGGTGCCACCGGTGTGTACCGACTATCAGCACTTTCGTCGAGCACTGGGTTGA